Proteins from one Mus pahari chromosome 10, PAHARI_EIJ_v1.1, whole genome shotgun sequence genomic window:
- the Gpr83 gene encoding probable G-protein coupled receptor 83, with amino-acid sequence MKVPPVLLLFLLSSVRATEQPQVVTEHPSMEAALTGPNASSSHFWANYTFSDWQNFVGRRRYGAESQNPTVKALLIVAYSFTIIFSLFGNVLVCHVIFKNQRMHSATSLFIVNLAVADIMITLLNTPFTLVRFVNSTWVFGKGMCHVSRFAQYCSLHVSALTLTAIAVDRHQVIMHPLKPRISITKGVIYIAVIWVMATFFSLPHAICQKLFTFKYSEDIVRSLCLPDFPEPADLFWKYLDLATFILLYLLPLFIISVAYARVAKKLWLCNTIGDVTTEQYLALRRKKKTTVKMLVLVVVLFALCWFPLNCYVLLLSSKAIHTNNALYFAFHWFAMSSTCYNPFIYCWLNENFRVELKALLSMCQRPPKPQEDRLPSPVPSFRVAWTEKSHGRRAPLANHHLPSSQIQSGKTDLSSVEPIVAMS; translated from the exons ATGAAGGTCCCTCCtgtcctgcttctctttcttctgtcctccGTGCGAGCCACTGAGCAACCGCAGGTCGTCACTGAGCATCCCAGCATGGAGGCTGCCCTGACCGGGCCCAACGCCTCCTCCTCGCACTTCTGGGCCAACTACACTTTCTCTGACTGGCAGAACTTCGTGGGCAGGAGACGTTATGGGGCCGAGTCGCAGAACCCTACGGTGAAAGCGCTGCTCATAGTGGCCTACTCGTTCACCATCATCTTCTCGCTCTTCGGCAATGTCCTGGTCTGTCATGTCATCTTCAAGAACCAGCGCATGCACTCAGCCACCAGCCTCTTCATTGTCAACCTGGCAGTGGCGGACATCATGATCACATTGCTCAACACGCCCTTCACTTTG GTCCGCTTTGTGAACAGCACATGGGTGTTTGGGAAGGGCATGTGTCATGTCAGCCGCTTTGCCCAGTACTGTTCTCTTCATGTCTCAGCACTGACTCTGACAGCTATCGCTGTGGACCGCCACCAG GTCATCATGCATCCCCTGAAGCCGCGGATCTCCATCACCAAGGGTGTCATCTATATTGCTGTCATCTGGGTCATGGCTACCTTCTTCTCTCTGCCACATGCCATCTGCCAGAAACTGTTTACCTTCAAGTACAG TGAGGACATTGTGCGCTCCCTCTGCCTGCCGGACTTCCCAGAGCCAGCTGACCTCTTCTGGAAGTATCTGGACCTGGCCACCTTCATCCTGCTCTACCTACTTCCACTCTTCATCATCTCAGTGGCCTATGCTCGTGTGGCCAAGAAGCTGTGGCTCTGTAACACCATTGGCGATGTGACCACAGAGCAGTACCTCGCCCTGAGACGAAAGAAGAAGACCACCGTGAagatgctggtgctggtggtagtCCTGTTTGCCCTCTGCTGGTTCCCTCTCAACTGCTACGTCCTCCTCttgtccagcaaggccatccaCACCAACAATGCCCTCTACTTTGCCTTCCACTGGTTTGCCATGAGCAGTACTTGTTATAACCCCTTCATCTACTGCTGGCTCAATGAGAACTTTAGGGTTGAGCTTAAGGCATTGCTGAGCATGTGCCAAAGGCCACCCAAGCCTCAGGAAGACAGACTGCCCTCCCCAGTTCCTTCCTTCAGGGTGGCATGGACAGAGAAGAGCCATGGTCGGAGGGCTCCGCTGGCTAATCACCACCTGCCCTCTTCCCAGATTCAGTCTGGGAAGACAGACCTGTCGTCTGTGGAACCCATTGTGGCCATGAGTTAG